The Arachis ipaensis cultivar K30076 chromosome B10, Araip1.1, whole genome shotgun sequence DNA window aacacttattttttgcctaaaaatgcatgaaaaccaaataaaaattaatgaaataggcttgtgaaactaacctaagatgacttgtcattagGGGAGAACCTAAATGTTATGAGTAAGCTATGGAAGGTAATGACAATAAGAAATGGTTTGATGCAATGCAAGATGAAATGAAATTCTTGTATATAATCAAATATTTGAGCTTGTGAAgttgccaaaagggaagaaagctTTGCAGAACAGGTGGATTTGTAGGTTGAAGCATGAAAAAAAATTCAGTCTCCAAGGTACAAGGCTAGAATGGTGGTCAAAGGCTACAGACAGAAAAGAAAATTGACTATAATGAAATATTTTAACTAGTTGTGAGAAGATCTTCTATTAGAACTTTTTTTAGTCTGGTTACAAGTCTTGATTTAGAGATAGAGTAGGTAGATGTGAAAACTACTTTCCTTCATGGTGATCTTAAGAATAAAATTTACATGGAATAACTTGAAGGTTTCATGGTAAAAGGAAAAAAGGATCATGTTTGCAAACTAAAGAAGAGTGTatatggtttgaagcaagctccGAGACAATGGTACAAGAAGTTTAAGTCTGTTATGGCAGAATAAGGCTACAAAAAGACTATTTCTGATAATTGTATATTTGTTAAATAGTTTGCTAGTAATGATTTTATTATCCTTTTGATATATATTGATAAAATACATATTGTTTGTCAAAATATTTCTAGGATTGACATGTTGAAGAAGCAACTTGCAATGTCATTTGTAATGAAGGACATTGGATCAGCAAAGAAGATTCTTGGTATAAGAATCAAGCATGATGAAAGGAgaaaaaactttggttgtcacaggaGAAATGCATAGAGACGATGTTGCACAGGTTCCAAATGGAGAAAGCAAAGGTTGTTAGTACTCCTCTTGCTACACACTTCAAATTGAGTTGCAAGAAAAATCCATCAActgaagaagagatgaaaatacgAAAAAAGTTCCATATGCATCAGCCGTGAGTAGTTtaatgtatgctatggtgtgCACAAGACCGAATATAGCTCATGCTATTGATTGTGTTAGCCATTTTGTTTCAATCCCAGGAAGATAGCATTGAAATACTATAAAATGGATAATGAGATATCTTTGTGGTACTTCTAGCATGAAGTTGTGTTATGAAAGTGAGAAATCTATTCTAGTTGGTTATACTAATTCAGACATAGCAGGAGATATTAATTTTAGAAGGTCCATTTCAACCCTCTTGATCAATTTTTCAGGTGGAGCTGTGTCTTAGCAATCTAGATTGCAAAAATGTGTTACTTGTCTACTACAGAGGTTGAATTTATTACCATTATCGAAGCGTGAAAAGAGATGCTTTGGATGAAGAAATTTTTGAAGGAACTCATATTTGCTTAAGAGAGGTATGTGTTCTTTTGTGATAGTCACAGTGCTATATATCTTGGTAAAAATTCTACCTTTTATTCTCGATCCAAACATATTGATGTGAGGTATCATTAGATACGTGAGATTTTGGATGCTGAGTTGTTAGAACTTGAAAAGGTCGACATTAATGAGAAAGATTCTAATATGATGACCAATGCATTACTAAGGTGGAAGTTTGAAGCTTGTTGTTTAATTGCCACATTGGCGGTTACCTCCACATAGTTGtgagggggagatttgttgggtttttGGGCTCCTTTCCTATGTGGAGAAAAATCTCAAATGTTAGTATCCAAATTCATGGTTGCTTTTTGCTGAGAGTGAAGTGGTTGAGGTGAGTTAGGATTGTAAGATAAAATTCTCATTTGAGAGAGAACACCAACCActagagagaagaaaagagagaaaatattttCGCACACACACAAAGTTATCTCTGTAAATTGGTCGTTGCAGATTTATTAACTGATGGATCAAGCTCAAATTTGGACAACGTGTTTCAGACACTTAGTTCTTCGTTTTCACATTTGGATCTCCAATATAAAGTCTATAATTAGAGATATTAGTCATGTAGTAGCAGTTCTGTTTTTGtgatatttttatcttttttattcttgtttttctGCAGTAATTTATGACTCTTTTATACTCTATCTTAATCATAGTGAAGTTATTTTTCTAATCTTGGTTGTCcgtaatttttgtttttcatattgAAGGGGTTTTTAACGTTAaaaattttggtatatttttatctctacttataatttttttgtatttttttaagcTACTATTGCTTGTTTTCAAACAATTGTGTTTTATTCCTATTAAATTTAGTATACACCAAATACAGTTATTCTCTAATTATATTTCATTGATTGCTctatcatcattaaaattcattgTGTATCAGACTGGTCCATCTCTTCCATATTTAAGAACTCAATATAACCTACAATTTATCTCGATAAAATAGTACAACTTCGTGTTTTTCTCTTTTTGagtaatattctaaatttttctATAATAATGTTTGTgtgaaataaattaatttttaacaaagaaaaatgataaattagtttctaattttaaaaattaaacaaatatattATATCGTTTAGTTAATCtgacaaactttaaaattttctagtttataattaaataaaaaataaaataatatctatttTNNNTGAAAAAAATAGATGAATAGATGTGCGGGAGGTAGGAGCAGTTTGCGGCATCTAATCAACAAAATCTAAAACGAAACCAACCAAACCAACCaaacaaatcaaattcaaaacaaaacaaCCTCTAAACCACAGCTTCCGCAATGACGCTAGAGTGCTATACCACGGCTTCTGTTTTTTATAGAAAAAATGTTGTTGAAAACTGAAAAGTAACAtttacactacaaaaaaataaataaataaataaataaataataaaaataaaaataaataaatacctaaatttttcaaaaatNNNNNNNNNNNNNNNNNNNNNNNNNAAATTTTCAacaatatatattataatatattatgaaaaaataataaagttaTGTTATGTTTAATACCAGATTCCTTATTCTTAATATTAAATAGTTTATATAATATACATATGATTTttaatcaataattattcaataacataaaaaaaaaaaaccactgaGTTGTTCAATAACATATCTTGATATATAAAccacaaattttaataaaaataatatacaaCATTGTTGAAAAAATAATACTTTTCATACTAAGAAGATAATAATGTTCCAAACTATAAAACTAttgactaataaaaaaattttttatacaTTTTGTTATATATGATTTAAATCCTGGATTAAACTTTAAAAACtttttaaatccataaataaataaaaattataaataaactttTATAGATCATTTTAGCTCATCTATCTCTTTGATAATTCTAAAGTGtaacatcttttttaaaatctgaAATAATTCTCAATCATCATCAAGTCGAGTCTTTAGGACTTTAGATATTCTATCTTGAACCTGGTTTTTAGTATTAGACTTAGAGATAAACTTTTAGAACTTAATTAACAATGAATAAAATAcgaaaaaatattagaatatacTAAATGAgaaataagaatatttttaatgtcttaataATAATCCACTTAAAGATACTtgataagaattttaaaataatttttttcgttaaaaacttaaaattacaaAAAGTGCAAAAAcccatattttaattttaacaataaaATAGCTGTTAACGTGAGTTTTATACTTTTATTCCTCGCATACAGAGATCTTAAGCCAACCTTTTTAGCCAGTGTAAACCAATCTTTATTGCATGCTGTTTGTTGTCCTTGTCCCCAAACTCCTCGTTGACTCCGCTTCGCCCCCATACTATTTATTCCCAACACACAATTCATTGATACCGCAGCTGCCTCTGCCCGCAGTAAAACCCCAAACATTTAATAATCACTCACCCAACCCCACCTTTAATTCTGGTAGTTTTCCGCTCATCTAACTCTACCCATATACACATGCAtactcttcttcctctctctccatAAAATCCAACTCAACTCAACTCAACAAAACATAACACTTTCATTTCATCAATATGGAGTGCTGCATACTTAACCGCCTTAAAACCCAACCGCTCTGGTTCGCACTCTTTTTCGGCCTCGGCGCCCTCACCCTCCTCcgtttcctcttcctcttcctcagatgGGCCTACGTCAACTTCCTCAGGCCCGCTAAGAATCTCAAGAAATACGGATCCTGGGCCCTAGTAACCGGCCCAACCGACGGAATCGGAAAAGCCTTCGCCTTCCAGCTGGCACGTAACGGCCTCAACCTCGTCCTTGTCGGCCGAAGCCCTGACAAGCTCGCTGATGTCTCCGCCGCCATCACCGCCAAGTTCCCCAAAATCGATGTCAGAACCGTCGTTGTCGACTTCGCCGGCGATCTCGACGACGGCATGAGGAGGATCCAAGATGCAATTGAAGGATTGGACGTTGGTGTTCTTATCAACAACGTTGGGGTTTCTTACCCTTACGCTAGATTCTTCCACGAAGTGGATGAGGGGCTTTTGAGGAATTTGATTAGGGTTAACATTGAAGGAACCACTAAGGTTACGCAGACGGTTATTCCTGgcatgctgaagaggaagaaggGTGCCATTGTTAATATTGGTTCTGGTGCCGCCATTGTTATACCTTCGGATCCGCTTTACGCTGTTTACGCTGCTTCCAAAGNNNNNNNNNNNNNNNNNNNNNNNNNNNNNNNNNNNNNNNNNNNNNNNNNNNNNNNNNNNNNNNNNNNNNNNNNNNNNNNNNNNNNNNNNNNNNNNNNNNNNNNNNNNNNNNNNNCTTTTgtgttttaattattattattattattattattattattattattattattattatgctgTCACATTTTTTATGTGATATTTGGTTTTGTAACTTGTAACTTCCTTTGACTAGATTGGAATTTTAGTACCATAGTTGCTTCAGTAAATGCTTGTTTGAGAACCCTTAAGCATGGTCTCGAGAGACGAGAGTCGAGATCGAACCTTATGGAttggtaaaataaaaagaaaatgaaaaaaatccaTTTGCAGAAGTAGTCCTACCATAATATGAATATTATATGTATTGTATGATATGTTAACTTATATGGGTTAAAAGGAGGTTTTTTATTGTCTTGGTGCAGGTACATTGATCAATTTTCCAGATCTTTGTATGTGGAGTACAAGAAGAGTGGAATTGATGTTCAGTGTCAGGTATTGAGTTCTTGTTTTTTAGTACGTTTTGATTTCTTGTTTGCTTGAAAGTGGTGTTCTTAGCCTAAactgaattcaattcaatttcattATTGTACAAAATTGAAGCAAAAGATGGTTTGACTTCTTCCTTGTATAAACCATAGATGGAGAAAACTGAGAACTTCCTTCACTtgtatgttatttatttattgagttgAAATAACTGTGGCTATTAAAATTTGCTGCAAGCAGAGGACTTCATGTCATCTTGTGTTATGATTAATTCTGTTTAGTATTCGATCCTTGTGTGGAACTTGTTTTATGAAAAGATGACAAGAAAGCAGCAAATGTTAAACCATTTTAGCCACTGTTGGAACATTTTTGTTTCATAAATTTCTTTATTATTCACATGAAGTTGCTATGGTGCTCTGTTTTTGTCCTATGCTCTTAGAAATTGACATGTTGCATATGATTCCGTCGTCAATGGGATTTAGAAACTGGAAAACGTTGTCGACGATCGCGAATCTTATTAGGTTGATGCATAGTGCAATTCAATATTCTTGGATGCCTTTGTtattttcatcttttcctttccCTCACTCCACCCTTTTTTTCTTGTTAACTTCTAAAAGTTGGAAACCTGTCTACCTAACTAATTTATTTATGAAATATTTCAGTTGACTCTCATATTGAAATGGGTTGGTTTGCTTTTACGGCTAAGATCTTTTCCTGTGAATTTTTTTCCATTTCTGATTTGAGATTTTTCTGATGCAGGTTCCATTATATGTGGCAACAAAGATGGCATCAATTAGAAGATCTTCATTCTTCGTCCCGTCAACTGATGGATATGCCAAAGCTGGTGTGAGATGGATAGGCTATGAACCTCGCTGCACACCATACTGGCCTCACACCATTCTCTGGGCCTTAGCATACTCATTGCCTGAGTCCATTGTTGATGCTTGGCGCCTGCGGTTTTGCCTCGGAATCCGAAAGAGGGGACAACAGAAAGATtcacaaaagaagaaggaatagaaagAAGGGTATTGCTTCTTTTGTGGTGTGTAACCATAATAGATGCAACCCCATATATGCTAAAGTTCTAGTATCTTTAGATTCCAAgtgtctttttttattttcatcatGATGCTGCTAATAGTCCTTATGAGTTTCAAATGGCATggtctattttttttttccttccccCATCTTTTGGCTGTGATGTTAAACTGATATATTGGTGGATGGCCAGACTCTTCTGTTGCGCTTTGTAAGAAGTCGTCTTTTTAGTTGAAGGCgaattggaaaattttgaaattaactatACAAATGATTAGGGACATAATAGGGGGATTAAATTTACTTGATTAAATTTAAGGGGATTAAATTTTGAACTGATATATTAGTGTTACTAATGTTAGTCAAAACCTGTCTTTCAAATCCATCCTTATATGAGTTATATATCGACGATAAATAGAGTACCTTCTGATTTCTGAATGTTGCGTGAACTATCCTGGTAGTTAAGGATGGGATTAGATAAAAGATAAGTGGGTGTTAAAATTTAAGCCTTTTTGATAAATGTGCTCTTTAAAATTGGCTCATCAACACTACTAAAGAGACAAAACCATCAGTGCCTCCaactagaaaaccttaaaaaaaagaCATGCTCCAAGTGCCTCCAAGTTTAATCTTCTCCAACTGCCTCTAAGTTTATTCCCTGCGACATGGCCATTAGGATCGAAGCAGGAAGGATAGGAAGATACCCTTCAATGTTCAATCGATATTAACTTATTTGCTTCATTACTTGGCAAATCTTGATCGTTAGTCTTTCCAAGCCCAAGATATTCCAAAGTACAAAACGATGAGACCTAATTAGACTTTTAGTAAACTCTAAATGATTGGTAAAATGACGAAGTAATTCTATAATAACTCTTAAATTAAGGTAATAGGAGAACAGAACTGTTTTTTCACTCAGTTCTTCAACTATGCCACATCTCTCTTGATAGCTCTGTAATTCTCGCTCTTGTGTCACATTAGTGCTACCTACATAAATTCTACCCAATGGCCAAGATGGTAAGTGGCATCCCATAACATATGAAACGTATGCGACCCACGATACCCTATCTCCATCAAAGTTGACAATAACACACAGCCAAAGTGAAACTCCTCTGCTTTAACATGAGAGTAACTTGCCTTTTAAGGGGAAGGTACTAGTGCATCAGGTGACCGCTCAAACGAACCCATGTTCCTCCTTGAAACCAAGACCCTCTCGTTCTGTACataattttgtataaaaaaagaGTAAATATCTTGACACTTACAAAAATGACCCCTAATTTTGTTATTGGAAAAAACATCTTTAATACGTTTAAAAATGTACCAAGAATACTCGTCCGTAAAAATAAATGTCcctcaaataaattattttgtttattgtTTATTGTAAGCATTACAACAATTTCAAGATATTTGAATGCAATGCATCTTGTTGTAACATCAAAGTTACTTCTTCAGCAGTCAAGAGATAATGGATGGTGTAGTTTAATTCGTAATGTTAAACAACTTTGTGAAAAACATGATATTGAGATTCCTAGTATACAAAGTACATCCTTAAAAGAGGCTAATCTCCTCAACCAAATTTAACAATTAAGCATCATTATCGAGTATATATTTTCTTTATAACAATTGATTCTTAAATATAGGAATCAAAAAGTAAATTCAATAACCAATCAATAAAGCTCTTGACTTTAAGTTTTACTTTGGATGCTATGGACAATTTCAAATTATTCAATATTGCGGATCTTCATACCTTGGCTGAAGACAGTCCAATCAAGACACGACTAAATAGTGCCTTGCTTAGATTGGGCCACTATCCAGTAGCTCGGCCCAACAATGGTGAGTCTAGATTATTGGGCTTTATTCATATAAGTCAGGCCGACTAAGATACGAGTCCCCACAACTCGTATTCGACCTGACTTGGGGAGCAAGTTAGATGTTTTCCCCTCTACTTCGGTTATCACTTTAAACATGGGTCTAACTTTCTACTCCATAAGGGAAAAATCACCATGATCATCTAAAGTCATTTTCAAGGAATGACTCCGTCGTATTTATAACTCTACAAAAACTCCAATACTCAAGTTTCTTTTTCCAATCTAATTTTAATCTAAGCATGTTAAAACTCTTACTAACTGAAATCCATTACATATATCCCCCACCATCTACGCAAGGGCGTCGAAGAACCCACCAGACATTTAGATCTCACGTCCAACTTCAAAACACTCAACCGTTTTAGGTAAACACCTCATAATAGAGGAGATATACAAGTTTACAAAAGAAATTTTATCCTCGTAATTTCCTTAAACATGAATTACTTCTTTTGAAGTCTCAACCGCAATATTATGGGATTGATGTGCCAAATTTTCTCAAAGATCTTGGAAGTTGGGACACATTTTGAGTTATTTTAGAAAGGAAAAATCTAGGGGGtcagcaattttattaaattctggccagcatgtaaccaacaaaagaaaaatgaataattccacatcatttgatgaaatctcacaccattaaaaatatcatcGATGGCTACTTGATTGCTATAAATTACAAAAGTTGCTGACTCCTAGCACTCctcattttaaaaattgaaagaaatgGCAAAATCAATAACTTATCAATTAGTTGACCGATTGATATACATTGTCTTGACTCTTTCAATATCATCAGCAACAATGTAAAGAACATTTTTGACAATGAAAAAATAAGACTTCGAAGTGAGATGGATAATAGATTCTTTGTAGATAATTTAGTTATTTATATTGAAAAAGTGGCTGCTACTTTCAGTacataatttataaattataatagacaactttgatttttcaaaaaagcGCCAATCACAATTTTCGGCATAACGAGTTGTATGTTATATAGCCTTTAACATAATTTAAGTTGTCAttactttattatttttactaGTTTGCTTGCATGGGTTATGATATGTCTTAATGCAAATTATTTATCTTGCAGAGAAAGTGAAACTGGATGCTACGTTACAACTACAATTCTAATATTTGAGGGTAAGTTCATGTAAATTTTTTGCAAAACTAAATTCATTTGTTGATTAATTAGATGTTTGAATAACTCAATATTTACTTTAACTTTGTATTATGTGAATTTTGTTTTAGTAAATATATTATTGTTTATATTATATTAATAGTGATTATTGGTCCCCTTAGAGAAGGAGCCTAGCTCCGGCCTGTACTCATCCAAACTCTTCAAGAACTGCATGACTCGATCCTCGGCATGATATGTACGGACAAAACATCTACATGGCTTTAATAGATATAATTTCTGAGTTTCTCCCGTTAGGTTTTGGAGATCAGTGTAGTATTGAGTTACAGATCTAGTTTCATGTTTGAGAGAGTAAAATTCGTCCTAATTTAAAATATGTGATGCAAATCTAGTCACTTTGTGGGAAGCATTCATGTAAATCAATCCACATATGAGAAACATTATCAAGGTAACGAATACTTTGAGTTGAAAATAATGTCCAAATTTAGGCCAATTCTTAAGTGTAATTAGAGAAGACAAATCTACATGTGTAGATTTGTTCTGGAAGCTTGTGATTTTGACAAGTGTCCGATGAAGAAGGGACAAGATCTGAGTCTCCAGGAGCCGTAATAGTACTTGTTAGGGGTGGCAAATAGATCAAAACTCTGCGCATAACTTGCTAAAAAAGACAAGGTCAGACTGAAAATTTAAACCGTCATAATTAAAAAGCTCACCTAATCCGTGGGTTTTGGTGGGTTTCGACGGGGCGGGCCTGTCGTCTTTTTTTTGTTGTAATTGAAGATAATAATTGAAAATGTTATAAGTTATAATTTGGATTATGTTCTATGTTTAATTGAGTAAAAActtttaattatatgttttggacaaaatttgttttattttttataatattagttttattattttgtttcaaaagacTTAGttaatgattatgtttattacatatttagaattataaagactttaatatttataaatttagaaattataatttttttttatgtctttataaattataaatttattgaaatggTTGTGAANNNTCGAAACTGCGACCTCTTATGTGAATATAGAGActatcatttgagttataacatTAACAAGAATGTGTTAaggttaattaattaagtaatgtGCAGTTGCATAGTATCATGGCTCCCAAGGTGATTTATGGCCCGGATTCATATATTGGGCTTGTGAACCCACGAAAAATTTAAAGCCATGCTATCGAAAATTTTCAAGCTTTTTGTAAGAACTTTCAGGTTTTTTACAATTGGAGTAATATATAATTTGAATAATATAAGTCATCttttttgttaataattttttgAATATCTGaataaatttgtaaaaaaatatagaataatTCCCTAGATCCTTAAAAAGTTATTAGTCAAACATTTTAATCATTAACAAATTTCAGTAGTTGAATCAACtcctaaaataatattatatctgataaattagtttttacaaCAAACAATTTNNNNNNNNNNNNNNNNNNNNNNNNNNNNNNNNNNNNNNNNNNNNNNNNNNNNNNNNNNNNNNNNNNNNNNNNNNNNNNNNNNNNNNNNNNNNNNNNNNNNNNNNNNNNNNNNNNNNNNNNNNNNNNNNNNNNNNNNNNNNNNNNNNNNNNNNNNNNNNNNNNNNNNNNNNNNNNNNNNNNNNNNNNNNNNNNNNNNNNNNNNNNNNNNNNNNNNNNNNNNNNNNNNNTAGAgacagttttattttatttttttacaaaaattgaaattgagaatTAAGTtgtataacaaaataaaagatcaTATAGGCTAATTTAATGATTAAAATTTGTTCAAAATTAAGTTGTtcgattaaatatttttaaagaattgAATTGTGATAtcactaaaaaatataaaatagaaaaattgtgtaaatagtattaaaaaaaatagtgattgtattatttttctattaagtTATATTATTAACATTAATATTGTTAATAATCTTATGACTTTTATTACTAACAATAATATTATAATGAATTAATTACTATTAATTACTAATAACATTAGTATTAATATTATAGTAATAATTAATGCTATTAAATATCAATAGTATGTAATATTAACAttgtaattatttattattagtgAATAATGTAATTAtttactactactactattatTTGTACCTGTAGTAGTAGTTGTGGGTCTTAAGGTCGATTTTTTTGGATATTGGAACAAAGTGTGAGTTATGCTTAGATATTAGGATATGTGTGTATTTTTTATTGGTGTGgttgaatgttttttttttttaaatgtttataATGAAATCGGATCTTTAAGTTTGAGCGTATCTGCTGTGGTACAAATCGaatggatttggattttctaaattttaaattttattttagagagtaaagtgtaattttttactatttattttataaatggaactaaaaataaatatgagagaaaaactagattaattacccaaatcagtctccaaggattttagaatcggacattttagtccccaagaaaaattaatacacagatcaattccaaggttttactccggcagacaaatcagtccccaatTCATTTTCCGGCAGAGTAATTATCCAGATCAGTCTCCAAAGActttaaaaacggacattttagtccccaagaaaaactaatgtacaaatcaatccccaacaTTTCTCTCTGTTAAACATAATAGTCCTccatccaaaaataaaataaaataaaataataattattattattaattacacaataatattgtactatatagtttttttggggactaaaatgtccatttttaaaatctttggggactgatctgggtaattactcTGCCAAAAAATGAACTGGGGACTAATTTGTCTGTCGGAGTAAAACCTTGGGGATTAAtctatgtattaattttttttgggactaaaatgtccgattctaaaatcttcggggactgatttgggtaattactcgaaaaattatttaatgatagaAAATTACACTTTaccatttaaaataaaaattcaaaacttaGAGGATTCAAATTTAAAACGAACCGTCTGTTTTNNNNNNNNNNNNNNNNNNNNNNNNNNNNNNNNNNNNNNNNNNNNNNNNNNNNNNNNNNNNNNNNNNNNNNNNNNNNATtgcaagtttttaaaattttggagTGCCAAAAATCGAATTGTCTGATTACACTTggagaaaatttattttttcgaACGTGGAAGTCCAAATGAGATCATCCGAGCAGTGGgagttcaaatatttttaaaagatataACAAAACCCTGGTTCCGTTTTTTGGgctaacaaaatttaaaaaatgataTAACAAAACTTTGGGTCCGATTTAAATGCATATATATGACCCACCAGCGTTCAGTCGTTGCAACTCAGTCTTCTTCGTCTCTAGTCCTCACAATTTCTTTTTATCTGTTCTTCTCTTTTTCGTTACTCGTATTTCAAATGAATGAAAACAAATTACAGTGAGAGAAGAAATTAAAATGGATGATAAATAAtatgataaataaattaaaatataactaatatTATTGTTACCGTAATTAATTCATTAATTATTCATATACTAAATCTCATAAATACTGctacaaataatattattttcaaaCATGAAATTATAATTAGCTTCTAGATAAGTATTAAGGGTGTGTTTGAAAACTCGTTGAAAGAGAAGAAGCACGTTTAGACTTCTTGAAAGCTTCAACTtttggtttggcaaattttttttcatgaacgcagaagtgattttgctACCAAAACCAACGTTTACAAGAAGCAACTATTTTTAGCTTCTGCGTTTTCCTAACGAGCTTTTAGCCATGGATATTaaccatttatttatttttaccaactttatcTTTCATatatgttattatattatttataaaattcttattatttctatttatatgagctctatttttttattatttattatttttatttttttcaaggtataagccaaacaacatttattttactataatcaattttgatacaaaaactaccaaacataaatcactttaacacaaacttactttttatcaaaattaagtttgtaaaatcaattttatgcaaactcccgtttacaaactgtaatccaaacacacactaagtaTTAAAAATATCTAACATATAAATCAAGTTTTCGCTAAACAACATGCAATTAAAAGATTTCGTTTATTGCACGGAACTATACAATTAACTAACTATTTATGTTTATTCAAACTAA harbors:
- the LOC107623429 gene encoding very-long-chain 3-oxoacyl-CoA reductase 1, encoding MECCILNRLKTQPLWFALFFGLGALTLLRFLFLFLRWAYVNFLRPAKNLKKYGSWALVTGPTDGIGKAFAFQLARNGLNLVLVGRSPDKLADVSAAITAKFPKIDVRTVVVDFAGDLDDGMRRIQDAIEGLDVGVLINNVGVSYPYARFFHEVDEGLLRNLIRVNIEGTTKVTQTVIPGMLKRKKGAIVNIGSGAAIVIPSDPLYAVYAASKGYIDQFSRSLYVEYKKSGIDVQCQVPLYVATKMASIRRSSFFVPSTDGYAKAGVRWIGYEPRCTPYWPHTILWALAYSLPESIVDAWRLRFCLGIRKRGQQKDSQKKKE